The nucleotide window GAAACGTTGGAATGACACTCACGACTCACGCGTATGAAACAATAATATATTGAGCTTCATCCTACATTCCTACTCATGTACCCACGTCTGTAGCCAGTGAATAGTTCCAAACATTTACCATGTACAATATGTTTTTCTTTTACTGAAACAGCATTCCTCTAGGAGATAGCAGTTCAGTGACAGCATAAAGCTTCTTGCCATTGCTGTTTCCTCGAGGCTTGCTGATCGTGGTTGGGTGGAGTACATATCTGAATCATCAATGCCAACTCCGACTTCTTGTCTCTGCAAATGTCATTGTTCGAGTGTATCTGAATCATCGTGGTTGAATATTTTTGTTAATAAATTTAGTAGAAGAAATAAATATTGATATTGATTTCTGCATGTCAAGTTATTTTTTAAAGACTCATAATGTGCTGTTATTTCTGGACGAGTGGACGGAGAGAGAGGGTAGGCTGCTTGGTTCCGACAAGGCAAGCCTCGCCTAGCCTCGCTGGGCGACGAGGAGCTTGCTCACGCCGGCGAGCCAAAATGGCTCTCTTGCACGAGCGAGCAGATCTTGCCGTCACAGTCCCCGAGACCCTCTGGCAAAGAAAGCGAACACCCATCTGTACTAGCTATCCTTGCTCGGCAAGGTGTACCAGAAGCCAGCAAAGAAACCAAGCAGccccgtttttttttttttattacTGAAACAGCATTCTTCTTGCCCATGCCCATGTTGTCGTGGACGTGGACTAGCAGACGAATAAAACGCGCCATCTCCAGGTCGTTGGCGCCGTATGGGCTAGGCCGGTTTGGCTTGGGCTCAAGCTCAAAATATCCGAAGCCGCGGGACGGATCACGGATGAAGTCAGCGCTTGGGCAGAATCGCAGAGACCAGAGAGCCTCGTCAGTGCCGCGGCGGCAACGGATTTTTTAACTCCCCGCGCCTGCGACTGCAAAAATATCTAGCGTCCTCCCCCTGCCAGATCTTCTGTCCTGCCCTGCTCTGCCCTGACGCTCATTGTCGCTGCTTGGAGTAAAGACACAGCTCGCGAGCCTCCGCTCATTGGCCGTGAGAGCTGGAAAGGACCATTAGTATATTGATGACGGCGGAACGGAGGAATCATGTCATCGTGAGTATGCGAGACAGCGATCTGGAACAAAACATTGTGGCTGTCTAATACTAGCATTGTGATTGCCTAACGCTCACAGATGGGTCAGAAAACATTTAGGCTCCGTAGATATTGAGCTGCTGGGATTGAATTGGGTTGTAATACCAAATTAGAGTAGTATTGGAAATAAGTTGCAAAACCAATACTGTTGTTTGGATGCATATGATATTGCTAGTTGGAAATTTGTAACGTGGCAAATACTGATTCATGTTTAGATGTCATTTGATGGAATTGCCAAATGCACATGGCTTCTCCACCGCACTTGCAACCCAGCCCCCACGCCACACCACCTCCCATCGCTGGTGGATCTGAGGAAGGACCACCGCGACGGGAAAATGAAGCTCGATGAGGGAGCAGCGGTGATGGAGGAGAAGGGAGCTCGACGTCGACGCTGAGGAGCTGCCTCGCCACAGGTCACAATGGATCTGAGGAGGGAGCTAGACTGCGGGGAAGGAGCTGCCGGAGCTGGGGAagaagaggtggtcggagctGGGGAAGGAGCTGCCGGAACTGGGGAAGAAGAGGTGGCCGGAGCTGGGGAAGGAGACCACAACAGCCGGACCTCCAGAGATGGGGAGGAAGGAGCCCATGCACGGAGAGGGTCGCGATGACTCGCGACGGGGGCGTCGGGGCTCGCATGCAGATTGCTTACGTGATGGAAATCGGCGGAGGTTGGGACGGTGCGAGCGAAGAGGGAGTCGTCGGGGCTTGGTTCGGGGGGCGGCCGGCGGCGTTGGAGTCAGGGTCAGGAGAGCTGCGAGGGAGGCGTCGGGGCCAAGGAGTGGAGGGCGGCGCTTGGCTCGAGGGCGGCCGGTGGCGTCGGGGTCGGGAGAGCGGCTAGGGAGGCGTCGGGGTCCCCAATTCCACCCAATACAGAGGGGTGATGCTTCGTATTGGGAGATGCCAGTTTTAGTTATAGTCCAATTCCAAGGTATTAGAGTTCCAATTCCAAATATCAATACCAAGGACATCCAAACAGCAGTATTAAGGAAACTTAATTCCAATTCCATTCTAGACTCCAATATCCCCATCCAAACAGGATATTAAGCAGGTAGAGATGTGTAGCAGTACATCACCTAGACACACGACAGCTACGCGTGTCAAGCCTTATTGTTGACAAATATCACCAGATAATGTTATGCATCGTATCGTGTCTAGCCTGCCATGAGACGTGACATCGTGACCACAAAAATATCTCGCAACAACCCAGTCCGGTCCGACGTCACCACCGCCGGATCATCCATCAGTCAGTGGAGAAGAATATCGTGATGCCATGGGGAGGGAAGGAAGGAAGGCACGGGGAAGGCGTGCAGAGAGGATCCCGGGCCGCCGCACGCCATCTCCCTCCAGAGATAGTATTTCTCACCAAGCGTCCACCGGCTGGCAGCGCGCCCAGCCGGCCCCGGCCAGGCCAGCCCACGTGGAAAAGCGATGCCACGGCGGAGTGAAGCCGGATAAAATGCGCGGCCTGTCCCCTCCCCCGCTCGGGTTCGACTCAACCGGTCCACCGCTTTCACCCGCTCGGCTCCGTTTCCGTCGCTCCGAAGTCCGAACGAAGGAGCCGCGCCACGCGAGAGGGGCCGGGGAGCGTCGCGGACGGTAGGTTTCTCGAATCCTCCTCCGCCTCGTCCCTCGTCGTCGACAGACCACAGCTCAGTCTCTTCCTACTGCTGCGGTTGTGATGCTTGCCGCGCTTGTGGCCGTGGAGGCGCTGATGCGAGGCTTTGATGCGGCGGTGATGCATTTGCAGGTGACGGTTTTGTGTCTCGGTGGGCGGGGGTGTGGACGACCGACCGACCGGAGTGGAAGACCGGAGATCATGGAGGAGGGGGCGCCCGATCTACGAGAGCTTGTGCGCCTGCCGGTAAACTTTTCGCCCAGCTCGTTTGGTTTGACCGCGGATTCGTTTGGTTGGTGTGCAGTTGTGGCGCGGAGTTGTTTTAGATGTTTGTATGGGTGATCTGCTGAGCGACCTGGTTTTGCTAAAAAATTCGAGTGGATGTTTGATTTTAGGTTAACAAGAAGGGGCGTAGATTTTTGGGACCTCTTTGTTAGTATCGCCGAGCACAAAATGGAGTAGTAGAATCACGGTTTCTTCAGGAAGCCGTAGcacagcttttttttttttttcaggaTTTACGGGGATACATGAGATTTTATATGATTCATTCAACTGGTCATGGCTTGAGCATCTTGAACGATATGCAGCTCACAATAGTTTGCCTGCATAGCTGTTGCTATTGATTTGGTGGAAAAAACAGTTACCGTGTATGGCTGCCGGTTTTGACATTACTTGGATTATGTTTTTCGTCTGCATTGCTCAGAGATCGTGAGGCTTTCATGAGGTGTATTAAATGAGTGAAGGTGGTGCTAAGTCGCCAAATTATCAAGGTTGCGCCACAAGTCTTTAAGTGTGATACTTGAGCATTCCATGCTATTAAAAGACAATTTCTTTGAACAATTGTAATCTGCAATCTGAATCATTCTGTTAAGTTGCTTTATCTTGACTGATGTGATGTGCAAAAAACTTTTTAGTGATAACTTTGCTGACCTTTCATTGGAGGGGACAAGTAGACATGGACAAAAAGGGTAATTCAGTTAAGTTGTACTTTGGAGTTTTGGGGACAGGTTGATTATTCAGCTCTTCTGGGTTCAACCTTTTAGGGGTTGTTTGGATCTTAAGTTTTGTGAAAACCAGAACCCTTAAAACCCGTTTTTAGTTCGTTACCCAGAAAACCCTGTTTGTTTTCTCTAACTAACTTCGACATAAGTAAAAACAGCTCCAGTAAACTCAGAATACCAAGTTTTACTAAAATCTAATCCTAGACGTTTTTATAAAATCCGTCATAAGCTAAGCACGTTTCTCCGGCCATAAATCTCGCATCTCCGTTGGTTCCTGTACCAACTAGCTTTGACGGGAATGATCAGTTTGCATGGCGATCAAATTTGTGTCTTTGTTATTTGATTCCAAAGAAGAACCCGTGAAAGTAATTGCGATCCAAACACAGTAATGTATAAATCAACAATAACAGAATACCTACTTAAAACAGGTTTATCTAAAATTGATGGTAAAACATATTTTCTAAAAACTGATTTATAATTAAGAGATCCAAACAACCACTTAGTATGTTGCCACAATGGTAATTGGCTATTTCAGTGTGCTTTTTTTGGCGTGGGATTCAAGGGGACACATGATATCTTCATATGATTTATATGGTCATGTCATGGCCACGAGCATCTGGAAGGATATGATGCTCACAATGGTTTGCTTGGATAGCTGTTGTGCAACGTAAGGATGCGATTTACTTGGTTTGCAAAACCAGCTATTGCAAATGACTGTCGGTTTTGATATCACTTGGATTTTGTTTTCCTACTGCATTGTTCGAGATGTGTGAGGTTTTCATGAAGTACATTAGATGAGAGAAATGGGTGGTAAGTCGCCATAGTATCAAGGCTGCGCCATGAGTCTTGTGTGATACTTGATCATTCCATACTGTCAAAAGACAATTTCTTTAAACAATTGTATTCTGCAACCTGAATCATTCAGTTAAGTTGCTGTAACATGACTGATGTGATGTGCAGAATATTTTTTAGTGCCAACTCTGATGAACTTTCATTTGAGGGGCCAATTATGGACAAAAGGGTAATTCATTTGAGTTGTACTTACGATTTGCATGGACTAGTTGATTAGTTAGGCCATTttggttaaatcttttattgttgttgttgttgttgtggtagCTGGTTATTTCAGTGTTCTTTTTAATGCCATTTTCTTTCTGAATGTACCCTTGCAATGCTTGAGCAGCATTCCCATATTTCTATCATGTCACTTAGAGATCAAGAGTCCAAGACCACAAATACTCAgatcagcatttgaattttgtACTCGTCATTTCTTTTGGAGGACCTATCATGAAGTTCTTCCATTCATGTCCCAGGATGTTCTCGTGGTATGCTCATCTACTAGATGGACAGATGAAAAGCACATGCTTTATCTTCAATTATTGGAAGAAACATTTGTGCGCCAATTACATGAAAGTGGTTGCAGCTTTAAGGGACTGTTCAATCGCTCTCCAAGATGTTGTAGGCGTATGAAATCATCTAAGCAAATTGTTAAATACACTACACCTGATCAGGTATAAGCAAAGGCTATATCCCCTCATTATTTGACAGAAAATGGAAGGAAGCAGCTGTAACATATATTTTGTATGATGCAGCAGGGATGTTGTGCCATAGTTGAGGGTGACAGAGTCAAGTCCTGCATAAAGGCCGAGCATGTTGAGTCACCTTCCTGTTGTGGAAATCAGCAAGATGAAAAAGTTCGTTCCATGGAAGATAATGCATCAACCACTgagcctgtggaaaaagccaCTTCCCATGCAAGGGCAGCAAGCCCAGGACAAGCTTCCACGTGCTATGTTGGCAAACACAGATATTCACCTTCCAGAAGCGCAGGTAGAGGGGTATCTATCAGATGTCCTTTTGCAAATGCTGTTGCATATCGATCTGTAGTTACTCCAAAAAGGAAGAAAACTATTTCCAAATTTTAATTGTCTTCTATGAGATTATTGCAAAACAAAGCAACAATTGATTTCCCCAAATTTTATTTCAAGTGTAAGCTGTTAAAATTGTTTGTGGGTTGGAAAAAAGGCATCTTGCTCAGTGTCTTGTTTTCCTGAGATCTGACCAGTAGAAGTGCACCTTGGGAATTAtgacatgtgtttcttcatatcCAGACTATGAACACAAAATATTTAAAGGTATTAAGTTCATTTACTTGAGTGACATGGCCAGATTTTTACAAGAGAACAACTCGTGCATTTACTCAGAGGGGTCGGATCAGAATTTTGATGAGGAGACCCAAGGGACTGGAGAATCAAGACGAGGATGCAACCGAAAGCGACTGAAATCTGCTGATGGTACGAGGGATCGTCAGGTAATTGACCATGTGTGTAGCGTACCTTTTAGTTGTGTTCTGCCGCTGTTCTATGTTTTATGAAAACATTCTTACTTCACATCACATTGTCAATAGGTGGTTCTGGTTGTGAAGGCAGAAGCCCATCAGGTGGGCTGCCTTGATGTGAGTGACAAAACTAGCGGTAACTGCAGTGCAGCATCAAAAGTGCATGCTGGATTACTTGATGTTGAAGCTGGGTCTCCCTCTGGCTACTGCAAGGATCATGGACCAAAAGGATAATGCAATGTCCACGGAGTGATCTCTGGAGTTGACTAACACACTCACCTGGTAGTAACTGAATCAGAGAGAAAGTCAAGCAGTGCAAGTTTGTAAAATAAACTAGCTTACCCTTTATTCTGGTTTGGAAGTCAAAATAGTTCGTTCAATTTAGCCTTTAGATTGATTCGAGTCAGTTGATGGTTTTGTTGTGTTTCTGAGTGACCCTGATgtatgaaaacaaatttcctttgTTCTGTGTTTGGTGCTGTAACCTGTAAATGGAGTGCTTTCATATTTTGGTTAACGTCATATCTACATTTTGGTTTACTATTCATATAAGAATTTCGAACGCGTTAGGTTGTTTCGCTCTCCAAGTTTGCCTCACTCGCTTGGGCAACCTTTCCCTTGTTTTTCAATTCAACCAAATTTTGATAATATTTGGACTGCTGGCCCCTCTATATAACAAAGAAAAATTCGTATTTCTAGCTCCGCCAGTGGCTGAGCAAAGGAACCAAACTGTCCTTAACTTTTGATGGTTGACACCTGCCTGCTAGAGGACCTAGATTTCTTGCAAACAGAAAGGAGTTCCCGGGACCAGATTTTTTGCAAAAGAGAGGGGGTTCCAGCGACCATGAGTCTCCATATACAATTGCTTCCAGGGACCAGGAGTCTCCATATCAATTGCAAATATTGTCTTTATGAATTCTGATAATGTGTTACGCATGGAGCTTCCTTTGGAGAAGAATGTTAATATGTTATGATCTTTTTAGAGTTTCAGGGCAAAATCCCCGGCCATTGCATTATCACAAGGACCAAAACAGTTTAGCATCCTTATAATATGTTATGAATGGATTCAAATTTCACCTATTTTGCTCACAGCTCTACAAATAATATCGAGTCCACCAAAGTGAACGTGCAGTCTTCGCCACAGCAAGTACAGCTGTAAGATGGAAAAACtagttaaattttgaatttttttgcacAACGTCTTTTTTTTAGTTGGGCTTGaataagactatctccaacaacaacacctaaaatacaagacacatTCATCCTTTGGATAGCGTTATAGTAAAAAGTTCAATATctattcgacatcttctccaacaaccagacttaaaagagaatcctttctgcaaatgggtttccaggagagaggatactcatatttgggttgtgtctctCAGCCAACCTAAAATAGATCTTCTGTATAGGTAGTCTGTTGGAGGTTAATTTTGGATCTCTCTCTAACCATTTTAGGTTTAGATGTCCTTACTGGAGACGGTCTAAACCTGCCAAGGCCTACAATAGACCTTTTCTACTTTGAAGGCCGAGAGCCCCGAGATGAGGAAGCAAGAGCAACGCCTTGCCAGTTAACTTGCGTTCACCCCTCCGACGGTCCGACCTCAGTTCCCCACTTCACGCGTCACCCCTCTCCTCCGCCTCTCCCGTTCACGCGGTCCGAACTCCCAACTCTCTCGCTCGCGCGCGCGCTCTCTCTATCCGGCGACGACTGGGCGAGCGGCGCCACCACCCTACGCCAGGTCTTCGTGGAGCCCATCGCCGGCGATGAGTTTCAACCAGGTACGCCCGCCCCTTTTCCCTTCCCGCTGCGTAAAACCGAGCTCCCTGAACCCTAATGTAagctatttgtattcggatctgacaCAATTACAGGCCGCTAGCTTCGATTTTCTTTTtagtttttttgcaaaaaaaatatcGGTGCATACGTGCTAGATCCACCCCTGGTTGCAACATGTCCATCTAAAACCATTAGGTTGAGTTTTGTTTTTATACTAGGATGAATTGTCTCAAATTGTGGATTCTAGTATTCTTGTGATGACTTGATCGTTGATCTCACTTGTGACGTGTGAAATTTGTAGTCTACTGTCAAGGGGCAGACCAGGAGGGAGAGGCCTAGAGTTCGCCCTCATGGCCTGACGCAGCAGAAGAGGCAGGAAATAAAGGAAGCATTTGATCTGTTTGATACAGATAACTCTGGTACTGACAATTTCCTTTGGGGGATTGCTTTCCTGGTGTTGGTACTGTTGATATCTTACTAGTATACTTATCTCACAGGAACCATTGATGCAAAAGAGCTGAATGTTGCCATGAGGTAAGGCTGGCATAACCATTCTCATTTTAACAGCCGAGCTGCAACCAGGCCTCTGAAATTATTTATTTTGTGTACAGAGCCTTGGGATTTGAGATAACTGAAGAGGTATTATTCGTCCTAGTAGCCTATCCTTTGTTTTAGAGTATATTTTCATTCTCTAGAAAGTGCGTTATAGTTGTCTTGTTCCTCGACAGTTCTACGGCAAAGAATGCTATAGCTCTTCCATTTATGTTAGGTGAATTGATATTGTAATCTTGCATAAGCAGTCCTAGAATAAGCGCAATGTTAAGTAGTGAGAGATAGAGTTCCTGCTGATATTGTTGCGCTGAGCATTTCCTTCTGTTCCTGTTGCAGTGACTGTTTCCTTTTGAGCATATCTTTTAGTGTCCCTATCTTTCATATTTCTTAAGAAGTTAGCTTGTTGATGAGTTGAGTTCATCCTGTCCATGATATATTATGCCCCTCGCGAAAATAAGAGCCAcaatattatttcatattttctttTCTGTGTTTGAGCCCATGCAAGTATGGAACCACATCCATGTGCTGTGGAAAGTTCCTTGAAATAACACTACTCACCTTCTGGATAATGCAGCAAATTAGGCAAATGATTGCTGATGTTGACAAAGATGGCAGTGGAGCGATCGACTACGAGGAGTTTGAGCACATGATGACTGCCAAAATCGGAGAGAGGGATAGTAAAGAGGAGCTTTCAAAAGCATTCCGCATTATTGACCAAGATGGAAATGTAAAGCATCATCCCTCTTTTCTTTCACACATGCTTTCTTCTATAGTGTACTGGACTACAATTTTGCTTGCCTTATCTTTTCAATCATGTCAATTATCTTTTCAAGTATGTCAATTGTCAACCTCCTATTAGACAATAAGCAACTAGATTTTCTCTAGTCAACAATCACCCAAGTGGTTTTCATAACTTAAAGATGACGAATAACGGATGCTTACACAATTTTCAATCTTCTCTCTCCTAGTGTTCTGAGAGCAAAATGTTAGTATGTCTCCCCTTTAGCTTAATGGAATTGACTGAGATAAAGAACACAAAACACTTCTTTGCATCTGTACCATATTCTAAACATGAGTAATCCCTCGGACAATGCTATAGTAGCTCTTAAAGTATGTTTTAATGTCCATGCAGGGAAAGATTTCTAACATTGATATTCAGAGGATTGCCAAAGAACTGGGTGTAAATCTCACCCTCGATGAGATCCAAGACATGGTGCAAGAGGCGGACAGAAATGGTTAGTTGTGCTCTGCCATCTTTCTTTGTTTATGCAAATTAGAAAGACCCTCATTTTTTAAGTTACTAGCTGTAATTTATCTTGATTTCTGGTTTGTCACAGGTGACGGTGAGATAGACTTTGAGGAGTTCATCAGGATGATGAGGAGGACTAGCTATGGCTACTAGGTGTATCTTATTTAGTCCTTGACACCGTCAGTTGGTTTATGATCACCGGGCGTGTGCTTATTGACTGGTGTAATTACTATGAACAATAATGTTGTGATCTGCTTATGCTTATCCTTAAAAAAAATCTTGCTGTGCCAACTTAAGTATGGTAACTTCTATATATGCACCATATTTCTGTTGAAGTTCAATAGCTGGTCGTTTTTCTGAAATTTGTCCAGCTTTCTGAACTCTGTTTAGGAGTGTGGAAGTTTTGTGGCATGTATGCGGTGGATGTTGCGAACATCTGAAACTCTAATTTCGTTGCTATCTGGTAATGAAGTTCGGTTTCAACATCTGAAACTCACTAATTTTTCTGGTGCCGCTGTCGTTGTCGTCGTCTCGTCGAGCAAATGCTATCAGTGATCCATCGTGACAGcgttgttcgcttgaacttatcagtcagcgtttttctctcaccacaaaacagcatcagccgcaAAACAAATACTTCGGCTCTGCCATCTATCGTGTGGTTGCAAATATGAGCAATGAAGCCAAGTGAAATGGAAATGGTTCATGTTTGTGGAATTGTGGTAGCATTCCTGCTCTATCAATACAAGTTCGGCAGGGGTCCTGCCGACCATTTTCGATAAAATAAAATGTTATAGCAGCTCTGGTCTGTGCTTGTAGACTGGAACTCCAGCGGACCCGTTTTCAGAACGCTAAAGATGTCATCAGTTTGCGCGGTGTCCAGTACGGTACTGGTTGCCTTGGTGTTCAGTTAGCTCGTATGGTAGTGGTAGCTACGGTCTGGCGATCGAACCCACAACTAACCTGAGGTATGCTGTTGTCGGTTGAGGATCATCCGTATGGATTTGGGCCACGGCTTGCTTCTGGCCCCCGCTCTGGATTTCGAGTCAACCGTGAGAAGAGGACAGCCTGCGCCACAGTCTCACAGATCAATCGTTTCAGGAGGACGGCACTGATTGATCGGGTGTTTATTAAACGTTTAAACTGGCAACGGTCACTGGGCTCACTGTCGATGAGCGATGAACCGAGAGCTGCGCGCGGCTCAACAGTCAAGACAACAACGGCGCCGCGCCTACCGTGGCCTGCCCGGCAATGAATCTGTTGGGCCGCTTTGGCGGCGTGGCCGGGCGGGCCACCAGATCTGCCGACTGCCAGGACCGGGAGAAACAAGAACAACTGAACAAGGCCCGGCGGGCGAGCCGAGGAGGCAGCCACGCCAAACACCAACGGCCAAGGCTACAGACTTCCATTCCGTGTCTTTTCCTGCCGCGGTGTCGGAGTGGAAAGCCGAGCAGCCCTCCGCTGCCAGACTCTGAAAAGACGCTGTCGCTTCTGCGCACGCACGGCACAGGGGAGGCCGGGACCCGGCCCCCGGACTCGGGGCGGcggtggcccggcggcggcgcgggctcggGGCAGGAGCACGCGGACACCGCGGTGGCCACCCGTCGGTTCGCGTCCGTGTCGTCGAGGCCCGCGCGGCCGCGCCGCGCCAGCTCCGTCTTCGTCCACGTCCCCGCTCCCGTGCCGCGTCGCTGTTGCCACGCAATTATTTGTCTCGTCCTCTGCTCTGCTGCAAGTCTTTTTGGCTGGGGACGGGAACATGTTTTTACTGGCGGCTAATGACGCTGTCTGCAGCCACTCACGCTGGCGCAAAGCATGTGCTGCGCGCCGCTGCTGCCTGATGATCTGCCTCTGCCATTCTGCCTGTAAACATACAGGAAGAGGAAGGAACAATCCAACTCCAACCAAAAGTGGATCTTTGTAGTATATAGTACGTGAAATTCTCGAGGGAGATGGTTGTACTTGTACGTGTACCGTCGGAGATCCTGATCTTCCGGCGAGACGTCTGGATCCGGCCATAACTCGACGTTCCCACGTATGCGGTGGCTTAGGTGAAGCATTCACTACGCCTTCAAATGGATCACACACCTAGCACGCACGTCTCATTCCCGGGATGCCCGTCCGCCAGGCCAGACCAACAAAAACCCTGCGGCGTAGTACTAGTGCTTACTTATCTGGGTTTTTTTTTTGCGCCTCTTATCTGTTTATTATTATGCACGCACGATCTAGCACACCTCTCGTAGTTAAAGCAGCAGAGTATGAAATTCTCAGAGAAGTACGGAGTACAAGTACACAGTACACGTACACTATGGGTACGTTTTGCCTGCGTACCCGGAGCACATTGCAGGGGTGGACACCAACGCGCGCTTGCACGCCCCCAAAAACGTCCCGGTCGCAGCGGCCCCCACGCAAGCCGTCCGTTTCGTGGCCTTAGCGGGAGCGGACGGCAGGATGGGCCGCCGACTCGCCGTCGCGGGTCCTCGCTGCTGGATGGAATCCTGTGCTTTCCTTCGTCCACTCCACAAACCAACCCGCTTTGGGGTGGAATTAATTAGTGCAGGGGGTTTGGACTGGCGTGAGAGGCACTGGACAGGAATGAATCAAATCTAGCCGATCGTTAATCTGCTGGAAATGGAAGCTTTCCAGTTTGCGCCTCGTAATTTGTGGATTTCGAGACGACGTCAACCTTTTTGCACACCAAATGCTGGTGTTGGTTGCGGTGACAGTTTATTGTTACAGTTAGGAATGTTTTGACTTTTGACGAGGCGGGCGTTATTTCTTTACTCACTTCGTTTCAAAAAATTATATACCTCTCAGCTAAAATACTGAACTTCACAAATTTGTATATACTAATGGTGGGCTTCGCAAATTTCCCAACTTCATGCCGTACGTTGATGGCGAATGAACTGCCACGGCTTCAGAGGCGGAGCAAAAATGTGTTTtcgcccttttttttttttttgaagggaGGGCAGTATATGTTTTCACAATTTACTCAAATTAATTTCTTTTCTAATAAAAATGTAAGGGCTTAGGTTCTGTTTGGAACAAAGAACGAAAAATTCAGGAATGGAAGAAAATAGAGGAATATGAAAAAAGAATGAATGTGTAAAACAGATAATtgaaaaacactagaattttatAGGAACGggtgtttggaacacaggaacaTAATTTAGAGTTAGCTGGAAACTCAATGCTTTAAATTAAAATTAACAGTAAATAATTTTCCTTTTTACAAATctagtacgtatatatcaaataAAGCATAGAAGAGGGCCCCAAAAGTAGCATATGAAGAACTGTAGCTCTGAATGATAACTCTACGAGCTTGATTAGTGCTCGGGCACAcagccacacacacacacacgtgagCGCTGTAGGAAATTTTCCATTAGCTATGAGTGGATTCTTTCATTTCTCCAAAAGTATAGGCTGCTTCGCCGTTCCAGAGGAAAGTTTTGTACTCGTTCCCGTATTCTAAATGCTGCTACAGTGAAAACCTATAGGAACTACATTCCTGTGTTTTTCCTACGTTCTTCATGTGAACCAAACATGATCTTAGGGGGCTTTTAATTTGCACCCCCTCCCCTATCTCTACCACCGGCGACTTCCACGCCATCAAGGGCAACAACTGGCTAACGAGCAGTGGAGTCGACTTTCACGCCATACGCGACGCGTCAGAGGCCAGCAATTTCATCGTGGAGAAATTCATCAAGAGCAACGACCGGTTAACGAGTGGTGGAGTCGAGTATAGGGCG belongs to Miscanthus floridulus cultivar M001 chromosome 4, ASM1932011v1, whole genome shotgun sequence and includes:
- the LOC136550391 gene encoding uncharacterized protein isoform X1, translated to MLAALVAVEALMRGFDAAVMHLQVTVLCLGGRGCGRPTDRSGRPEIMEEGAPDLRELVRLPDVLVVCSSTRWTDEKHMLYLQLLEETFVRQLHESGCSFKGLFNRSPRCCRRMKSSKQIVKYTTPDQQGCCAIVEGDRVKSCIKAEHVESPSCCGNQQDEKVRSMEDNASTTEPVEKATSHARAASPGQASTCYVGKHRYSPSRSAEGSDQNFDEETQGTGESRRGCNRKRLKSADGTRDRQVIDHVVLVVKAEAHQVGCLDVSDKTSGNCSAASKVHAGLLDVEAGSPSGYCKDHGPKG
- the LOC136550391 gene encoding uncharacterized protein isoform X3 translates to MLAALVAVEALMRGFDAAVMHLQVTVLCLGGRGCGRPTDRSGRPEIMEEGAPDLRELVRLPDVLVVCSSTRWTDEKHMLYLQLLEETFVRQLHESGCSFKGLFNRSPRCCRRMKSSKQIVKYTTPDQQGCCAIVEGDRVKSCIKAEHVESPSCCGNQQDEKVRSMEDNASTTEPVEKATSHARAASPGQASTCYVGKHRYSPSRSAEGSDQNFDEETQGTGESRRGCNRKRLKSADGTRDRQVVLVVKAEAHQVGCLDVSDKTSGNCSAASKVHAGLLDVEAGSPSGYCKDHGPKG
- the LOC136550391 gene encoding uncharacterized protein isoform X2, whose amino-acid sequence is MLAALVAVEALMRGFDAAVMHLQVTVLCLGGRGCGRPTDRSGRPEIMEEGAPDLRELVRLPDVLVVCSSTRWTDEKHMLYLQLLEETFVRQLHESGCSFKGLFNRSPRCCRRMKSSKQIVKYTTPDQGCCAIVEGDRVKSCIKAEHVESPSCCGNQQDEKVRSMEDNASTTEPVEKATSHARAASPGQASTCYVGKHRYSPSRSAEGSDQNFDEETQGTGESRRGCNRKRLKSADGTRDRQVIDHVVLVVKAEAHQVGCLDVSDKTSGNCSAASKVHAGLLDVEAGSPSGYCKDHGPKG
- the LOC136550391 gene encoding uncharacterized protein isoform X4, whose translation is MEEGAPDLRELVRLPDVLVVCSSTRWTDEKHMLYLQLLEETFVRQLHESGCSFKGLFNRSPRCCRRMKSSKQIVKYTTPDQQGCCAIVEGDRVKSCIKAEHVESPSCCGNQQDEKVRSMEDNASTTEPVEKATSHARAASPGQASTCYVGKHRYSPSRSAEGSDQNFDEETQGTGESRRGCNRKRLKSADGTRDRQVIDHVVLVVKAEAHQVGCLDVSDKTSGNCSAASKVHAGLLDVEAGSPSGYCKDHGPKG
- the LOC136550393 gene encoding probable calcium-binding protein CML13, coding for MSFNQSTVKGQTRRERPRVRPHGLTQQKRQEIKEAFDLFDTDNSGTIDAKELNVAMRALGFEITEEQIRQMIADVDKDGSGAIDYEEFEHMMTAKIGERDSKEELSKAFRIIDQDGNGKISNIDIQRIAKELGVNLTLDEIQDMVQEADRNGDGEIDFEEFIRMMRRTSYGY